One window of the Selenomonadales bacterium genome contains the following:
- a CDS encoding biotin transporter BioY, translating to MKFSAQDITRVGIFAALHVAATLVLRFGGEAMVPFSLVPFMAFLAAFALGGRLGAMSLAVYMALGLLGVPVFARPPYGGLVYVLQPTFGFIIGFIVAAYVAGLFNIDTPRGGALAIVLGLVALYAVGLPYLFAIVRFYLGRPVDFWWAIRVAAAPFIGLDLVKAALALFIGRQLKKGLHRA from the coding sequence GTGAAGTTTAGCGCGCAAGACATTACAAGAGTAGGCATTTTCGCGGCACTCCATGTTGCCGCCACACTAGTCCTGCGGTTTGGCGGCGAGGCCATGGTGCCGTTTTCTCTGGTGCCGTTTATGGCCTTTTTGGCCGCCTTCGCCTTAGGGGGAAGGCTCGGAGCCATGAGCTTAGCCGTATACATGGCGCTTGGGCTGCTCGGTGTCCCTGTATTTGCCCGTCCGCCATACGGAGGGTTGGTGTATGTACTGCAGCCGACGTTTGGATTTATCATTGGGTTTATTGTCGCTGCCTACGTCGCCGGGCTGTTTAACATTGACACGCCGCGTGGCGGAGCTTTGGCGATTGTCTTAGGCCTTGTGGCACTCTATGCCGTGGGGCTGCCTTATCTCTTTGCGATTGTGCGGTTCTACCTCGGTAGGCCGGTAGACTTCTGGTGGGCCATTCGTGTGGCTGCGGCTCCGTTTATTGGGCTCGACTTAGTCAAAGCAGCGCTAGCGCTCTTTATCGGCCGTCAACTAAAGAAAGGACTTCACCGCGCGTGA
- the typA gene encoding translational GTPase TypA produces the protein MRAVKRNIAIIAHVDHGKTTLVDAMLKQSHIFHAKEHVQERVMDSLDLERERGITIMAKNTGVYYGDVKINIVDTPGHADFGGEVERSLSTVDGVLLLVDAAEGPLAQTKYVLRKALALNLQAIVVINKIDRQDAQPLAVLDKCLDLFIELGATDEQLDFPVLFAAARAGIAKYKLEDEGEDLTPLFETILTKIPAPAGDKDAPLQMLVTTLDWDDYVGRIAIGRITNGRVSAGQTVAVVSADGGVLSAKVAKLYQYVGLKRTEHASAEAGDIVALAGISDISLGDTIADSESPQALPFVPVDEPTVTMDFMINDSPFAGREGQFVTSRHLRERLLREGYTNVSMRIEDGPTPDVFHVSGRGELHLAILIETMRRQGYEFAVSRPKVILRQGEGGLEEPMEHLTIDVPLQYMGTVMEKLGARKGIMTNMEHTATGSVRLEFEISARALLGFRSELLTETRGYGVMNTLFLGYGPYRGDIPGRLSGVLVAWEEGEATAYGLQNAEERGHLFIGPGTQVYEGMVIGESARPSDLDVNVCKRKQLTNIRASGADDAIRLETPRDMSLDNALEYIADDELVEVTPKSIRLRKRILNRQERLRQQKKQQELS, from the coding sequence ATAAGAGCTGTGAAACGCAATATCGCCATCATCGCCCATGTCGACCACGGCAAGACTACACTTGTTGACGCTATGCTTAAGCAAAGTCACATTTTCCATGCCAAAGAGCATGTACAGGAACGCGTGATGGACTCTTTAGATTTAGAGCGCGAACGCGGGATTACCATTATGGCCAAAAACACAGGCGTGTACTACGGCGACGTCAAAATAAACATCGTCGACACCCCCGGCCATGCAGATTTCGGCGGTGAGGTGGAGCGGTCGCTCAGCACCGTTGATGGCGTACTGCTGTTGGTCGATGCCGCAGAAGGCCCGCTGGCACAAACCAAATACGTGCTCCGCAAAGCCTTGGCACTTAACTTGCAGGCTATAGTAGTTATAAACAAAATCGACCGCCAGGACGCGCAACCGCTCGCCGTACTGGATAAATGTCTTGACCTATTTATTGAGCTTGGGGCAACCGACGAACAGCTAGACTTTCCCGTATTATTTGCGGCGGCGCGTGCCGGCATCGCGAAGTACAAGCTCGAGGATGAGGGTGAAGACCTTACTCCGCTATTCGAAACTATCCTTACTAAGATTCCCGCACCGGCAGGGGATAAGGATGCACCGCTACAAATGCTGGTGACTACCCTCGACTGGGACGATTACGTGGGCAGGATTGCCATCGGCAGAATAACCAACGGCAGAGTGAGCGCAGGGCAGACAGTAGCCGTAGTCTCCGCAGACGGCGGCGTGCTGTCGGCTAAGGTGGCCAAACTTTACCAGTACGTCGGGCTCAAACGGACTGAACACGCGTCCGCCGAAGCGGGGGATATCGTGGCTTTAGCTGGGATTTCGGATATCAGCCTAGGCGATACCATTGCCGATAGCGAATCCCCCCAGGCACTCCCCTTCGTGCCGGTAGACGAACCCACCGTGACTATGGACTTTATGATTAACGACAGCCCCTTTGCCGGACGCGAAGGGCAGTTCGTAACTTCGCGCCATCTCCGGGAGCGCCTGCTGCGTGAAGGATACACAAATGTAAGCATGCGTATAGAAGATGGCCCCACTCCGGACGTTTTCCATGTTTCCGGGCGCGGTGAGCTGCACTTAGCCATCCTCATAGAGACGATGCGGCGGCAGGGTTATGAGTTTGCGGTATCACGTCCAAAGGTTATCCTCCGACAGGGCGAAGGCGGCCTAGAGGAGCCGATGGAGCACTTAACGATTGATGTGCCGCTGCAATATATGGGCACGGTTATGGAAAAGCTTGGTGCCAGAAAAGGCATTATGACGAACATGGAACACACCGCTACAGGCTCGGTACGCCTAGAATTTGAGATTTCTGCCCGTGCCCTACTTGGCTTTCGCTCTGAGCTCTTAACCGAAACACGCGGCTATGGCGTTATGAACACATTGTTCCTTGGCTATGGCCCCTACCGCGGCGATATCCCGGGGCGCTTAAGCGGCGTGCTCGTAGCTTGGGAAGAAGGAGAAGCTACTGCCTACGGCCTGCAAAACGCGGAGGAGCGCGGCCATCTGTTTATTGGGCCGGGAACACAAGTATACGAGGGCATGGTTATCGGCGAATCCGCGCGGCCAAGCGACCTTGACGTAAACGTCTGTAAACGCAAACAGCTTACTAACATTCGCGCTAGCGGCGCCGACGACGCCATTCGCCTAGAAACGCCGCGCGATATGAGCCTAGACAATGCGCTTGAGTACATTGCCGACGACGAACTAGTAGAAGTGACACCAAAGAGCATTCGCCTCCGCAAACGCATACTTAATCGCCAAGAACGGCTGCGCCAACAGAAGAAGCAGCAAGAATTAAGCTAG
- a CDS encoding hydroxyacid dehydrogenase, which yields MSTGKKRVVVTATTEMPVNLSVVSRELGPEVEVEIVPLAFGDMSLSARERCWQSISGADGLLVRTGIIPYELIGRCLRLRIIALHGAGVDQVDVKAATEGGIYVTNTPGANAQSVAELTLGLIVSLLRGITRADCLVRQGRWEQARTLGRELKGKRLGLVGYGHIGRLVAEMAVGLGMEVVCWSRSTYRSVPVGVRQVSLESLFGTADIVSLHLPLVPDTVGLVGRRLLSLMKKDALLVNTARGALIVQDDLLQALQEEWFAAAALDVFEQEPLPTNSPFLQLPNVIFTPHMGGSTAECLARVAGMAARDIKLAMAGEEPEFAVNSPWRSS from the coding sequence GTGAGTACAGGCAAGAAGCGCGTGGTTGTCACAGCCACGACAGAGATGCCCGTTAACTTAAGCGTAGTTTCGCGCGAGTTAGGGCCGGAGGTAGAGGTAGAAATTGTGCCGTTAGCGTTTGGCGATATGTCGCTTAGTGCGCGCGAGCGGTGCTGGCAGTCTATCTCCGGCGCGGACGGTCTCCTCGTGCGCACGGGGATAATCCCCTACGAGTTGATTGGCCGCTGCTTGCGCCTCCGCATTATTGCGCTGCATGGCGCGGGGGTAGATCAAGTCGACGTCAAAGCAGCCACCGAGGGCGGCATTTATGTGACCAACACGCCGGGCGCTAACGCCCAATCGGTTGCCGAACTAACGCTTGGCCTGATTGTTTCCTTGCTGCGGGGAATTACCCGAGCCGACTGCTTGGTCAGACAGGGGCGATGGGAGCAAGCGCGCACACTCGGGCGCGAGCTTAAGGGTAAGCGGTTAGGCTTAGTCGGGTACGGCCATATCGGACGGCTCGTGGCTGAAATGGCGGTCGGCTTAGGCATGGAAGTGGTGTGTTGGAGTCGCTCCACCTACAGAAGTGTGCCGGTAGGAGTGAGGCAAGTTTCGCTGGAGAGCTTGTTTGGCACGGCGGATATTGTTAGTCTTCACTTACCACTCGTCCCGGATACCGTGGGGCTCGTCGGAAGAAGGCTTTTGTCGCTCATGAAGAAGGACGCACTCCTGGTCAACACTGCTAGAGGCGCGCTGATTGTGCAGGATGACCTATTGCAGGCACTGCAAGAAGAGTGGTTCGCAGCTGCCGCGCTTGACGTGTTTGAGCAAGAACCTTTGCCGACGAACAGCCCGTTTTTGCAGCTGCCTAACGTAATCTTTACGCCGCATATGGGCGGCTCCACCGCGGAGTGTTTGGCGAGGGTGGCGGGCATGGCGGCACGCGATATAAAGCTGGCCATGGCAGGTGAGGAGCCTGAGTTTGCCGTTAATTCGCCGTGGCGAAGCAGTTGA
- a CDS encoding rubredoxin — protein MRWVCVVCNYVYDPNEGDPESGIAPGTAFEDIHDDWVCPLCGVGKDQFEPEE, from the coding sequence GTGAGGTGGGTGTGCGTAGTATGCAACTATGTCTATGATCCCAACGAAGGAGACCCCGAGAGCGGCATTGCTCCGGGGACAGCCTTCGAAGACATTCATGACGATTGGGTATGTCCGCTATGCGGCGTGGGCAAAGACCAATTTGAACCGGAAGAATAG
- a CDS encoding asparaginase, with protein sequence MIPHIMVLATGGTIAGRGDSPLQTMGYRAGQFTVDEMLDDLPDITSSVRVSGEQFVNLPSSALTPTDWLKLAQRVNALLSENDIDGIVITHGTDTMEETAFFLHLVVQSKKPVVLVGAMRPATALSPDGPMNLVNAIRVAAANGSKGLGVLVVMNDEIFSARDVTKTSTTRLDAFRSPDFGALGSIDNGQVGIYRRPLRKHTLDAVFRVGGLAKLPRVDIVLGYVGADDVLVKAVLKAGAQGIVLAGTGAGHISPSADRSLQTAMERGTIIVRSSRTGGGRILPASLDDFIACDNLSPQKARILLMLALTITRDAAEIQRMFGEY encoded by the coding sequence ATGATTCCGCATATTATGGTTCTAGCTACAGGCGGGACAATCGCCGGCCGAGGCGACTCACCGCTGCAAACCATGGGCTATCGAGCCGGCCAGTTTACTGTCGATGAAATGTTAGATGACTTACCCGACATTACCTCTTCGGTTCGCGTGTCGGGCGAGCAGTTCGTCAATCTTCCAAGCTCGGCGCTAACCCCTACCGATTGGCTAAAACTAGCGCAGCGAGTCAATGCCCTGTTAAGCGAAAACGATATTGACGGCATAGTCATTACCCACGGCACCGACACCATGGAAGAAACCGCCTTCTTTCTCCACCTTGTAGTTCAGAGTAAGAAGCCCGTTGTTCTCGTAGGTGCTATGCGGCCGGCCACGGCACTCAGTCCCGACGGCCCGATGAATCTCGTGAACGCAATTAGAGTAGCGGCGGCTAACGGTTCCAAAGGCTTAGGCGTGTTAGTAGTGATGAACGACGAGATATTTTCTGCCCGTGACGTCACCAAAACCAGCACAACTAGACTAGACGCCTTTCGCTCGCCCGACTTTGGCGCACTAGGTAGCATCGACAACGGCCAAGTAGGAATCTACCGCCGACCGCTGCGCAAACACACACTAGACGCAGTTTTTCGCGTGGGTGGACTAGCTAAACTCCCCCGCGTGGACATTGTGCTGGGGTATGTTGGCGCAGACGACGTATTGGTGAAAGCCGTACTTAAGGCCGGGGCGCAAGGCATCGTACTGGCGGGGACGGGAGCAGGACACATTTCTCCTTCAGCCGACCGCTCCTTGCAAACGGCTATGGAGAGAGGCACTATTATCGTGCGCTCTAGTCGCACAGGCGGCGGGCGCATCCTCCCCGCATCCTTAGATGACTTTATTGCCTGCGACAACCTCTCGCCCCAAAAGGCGCGCATCCTGCTGATGCTAGCGCTAACTATAACACGCGACGCAGCCGAAATTCAGCGCATGTTCGGCGAATACTAA
- a CDS encoding biotin--[acetyl-CoA-carboxylase] ligase produces MRDATTQVLSELMSGRARSGEAIARQLGVSRAAVWKHVTALRALGYEIDSRTGTGYTLTHIPDHPHAVLVHQYFAPVALGKTIIYLPECGSTNAELRARAEAGAPAGLVITADEQHAGRGRRGRTWTAARGTALLFSVLLRPQMPPGELAGLTLLAGVAVAEALRELGVTATLKWPNDVHIAGKKVCGILAELSGELDYTSYVILGIGVNVWEHPTGAEYASTSLAAEGVRQSRAKVLATILAALETNIDLFRAGHLAACLAKWREFSATLGRQVTVHGVSESYTGLARDITAEGALVVRLDDGQEKVLTAGDVTIR; encoded by the coding sequence GTGCGAGATGCAACTACACAGGTATTGTCGGAACTTATGTCGGGCCGAGCGCGCTCGGGTGAAGCTATAGCCCGGCAGCTCGGTGTTTCTCGCGCCGCGGTGTGGAAGCACGTCACGGCGCTCCGCGCACTTGGCTACGAGATTGACTCCCGTACCGGTACCGGCTACACGCTGACGCATATCCCCGACCACCCCCATGCCGTGCTGGTGCACCAATACTTTGCCCCGGTCGCGTTAGGCAAGACCATAATCTACTTGCCGGAGTGCGGCTCCACAAATGCTGAGCTGCGGGCAAGGGCGGAAGCGGGCGCACCGGCAGGACTCGTAATCACCGCGGACGAACAGCATGCAGGCCGGGGCAGACGCGGCCGCACCTGGACCGCTGCGCGTGGAACCGCGCTCTTGTTTTCTGTCCTTTTGCGCCCACAAATGCCACCCGGTGAACTCGCCGGGCTTACACTCCTAGCCGGGGTAGCGGTAGCGGAAGCCCTGCGAGAACTAGGTGTAACCGCGACGCTCAAGTGGCCAAACGACGTGCACATCGCCGGCAAAAAAGTGTGCGGCATCCTCGCGGAACTTAGTGGCGAGCTCGACTACACGAGCTATGTCATCCTAGGGATTGGTGTAAATGTCTGGGAACATCCCACGGGCGCCGAGTACGCAAGCACATCACTCGCGGCCGAAGGCGTACGGCAGAGTCGGGCAAAAGTGCTGGCAACGATTCTAGCCGCGCTAGAGACCAACATAGACTTATTTAGAGCCGGGCACCTTGCCGCATGTCTCGCGAAATGGCGGGAGTTTAGCGCCACGCTTGGACGCCAGGTGACTGTGCACGGTGTGTCCGAGAGTTATACCGGGCTGGCACGCGATATAACCGCCGAAGGAGCGTTAGTCGTGCGCTTAGATGACGGCCAGGAGAAAGTTCTCACCGCAGGCGATGTAACTATTAGATAA
- a CDS encoding flavodoxin family protein: MRVIALQGSPRRDGHTALLLESFLSPFCTAHAVKRVDVCYQHILPCWSCYACQNSGLCVRDDDMRQLYTHLAEDDVVVIASPIYFYGVTAQLKAVVDRCQPFWTHPNRRKTSRVGVLLLTAGAPDGPGTGVSTTAAQVRIFLTCIGAPLKHVFAATNTDAVPAREQHGLLTEVAAAARQLAGAAKGGN, translated from the coding sequence ATGCGCGTCATTGCACTACAAGGCAGCCCGCGGCGAGACGGACACACCGCCCTACTGCTTGAGTCGTTTTTGTCCCCCTTCTGCACTGCTCATGCGGTCAAGCGCGTCGATGTCTGCTATCAACATATACTCCCCTGTTGGTCATGCTATGCCTGCCAAAACAGCGGCTTATGCGTGCGGGACGACGACATGCGTCAGCTATACACCCACCTAGCCGAGGACGACGTAGTAGTCATCGCGTCGCCCATATACTTCTACGGCGTCACGGCGCAGCTTAAGGCGGTTGTCGACCGTTGCCAGCCTTTCTGGACTCATCCAAACAGACGCAAAACCTCTCGCGTGGGAGTGCTGTTACTCACGGCCGGTGCGCCTGACGGCCCAGGCACCGGCGTAAGTACTACCGCCGCGCAGGTGCGTATATTCTTAACGTGCATCGGTGCGCCGCTAAAACACGTCTTCGCGGCTACTAATACGGATGCCGTCCCGGCGCGCGAGCAACACGGGTTACTCACAGAAGTAGCGGCAGCGGCACGGCAGTTAGCAGGAGCCGCCAAAGGGGGCAATTGA